Proteins encoded by one window of Rutidosis leptorrhynchoides isolate AG116_Rl617_1_P2 chromosome 7, CSIRO_AGI_Rlap_v1, whole genome shotgun sequence:
- the LOC139858583 gene encoding uncharacterized protein: protein MPICRFIKRLNPPLPTHLPPSHFLNRRFSYSQFEFGLDAFGVSELLFNSSELKSVDMASRRNINYTRLAVDEDNIGRDSTFDPRFDNISPETLDKVPWKSVILALFLLFFGCLLLLLSLFIFAGHMGGDLSQAFGLLGLGAVTFLPGFYETRIAYYSWRGAQGFRFTAIPGY from the exons ATGCCGATTTGTAGATTTATTAAACGGTTGAATCCTCCATTGCCGACTCATCTCCCTCCTTCTCATTTTCTCAATCGTCGATTTTCATATT CTCAGTTTGAATTTGGATTGGATGCTTTTGGTGTTTCGGAACTTCTTTTCAATAGTTCAGAGTTGAAATCAGTAGATATGGCGTCTAGGCGGAACATTAATTACACTCGTCTTGCTGTCGATGAAGATAATATTGGTAGGGATAGCACATTTGATCCTCGATTTGACAACATATCACCTGAAACTTTGGATAAAGTCCCGTGGAAATCTGTTATTCTTGCACTTTTTCTTCTCTTTTTTGGATGTTTGCTTCTCCTACTTTCGTTATTTATCTTCGCTGGCCACATGGGTGGAGACCTATCTCAAGCATTTGGCTTGTTAGGACTTGGGGCAGTCACCTTTCTCCCAG GATTTTACGAGACAAGAATTGCATATTATTCATGGAGGGGCGCACAAGGGTTCCGCTTTACAGCTATCCCTGGTTACTAG